One genomic region from Pseudomonas hormoni encodes:
- a CDS encoding DUF6644 family protein: MQTLNTGMEPGADSWLDWVGDSQLGAAMRGDLWLYPMVEVVHIIGFTVLVGSVVMFDLRVLGLSKNIAVTDLARHLLTWSVAALLLIVPAGLMMFSAHPHDFASNGVFILKLCLIATAGLNATLFHVGVYRSVNQWNTAVAAPGIAKCQALLSIALWLTVVLCGRLLAYT, translated from the coding sequence ATGCAAACCCTCAATACCGGCATGGAGCCGGGTGCGGACAGCTGGCTGGACTGGGTGGGTGACTCGCAGCTGGGCGCCGCCATGCGGGGCGACCTGTGGCTGTATCCGATGGTGGAGGTGGTTCACATCATCGGGTTCACCGTGTTGGTCGGCTCCGTGGTGATGTTTGATCTGCGGGTGCTCGGGTTGTCGAAAAACATTGCCGTGACTGACCTCGCTCGCCACCTTCTGACCTGGTCAGTCGCTGCACTGTTGTTGATCGTGCCTGCCGGACTGATGATGTTTTCAGCCCACCCACATGATTTCGCCTCCAACGGCGTTTTCATCCTCAAGCTTTGTCTGATCGCGACGGCGGGCCTCAATGCAACGCTGTTCCACGTTGGTGTCTATCGTTCAGTCAATCAGTGGAACACTGCTGTCGCGGCGCCTGGCATCGCAAAATGCCAAGCGCTGCTGTCGATCGCGTTGTGGCTCACCGTGGTGTTGTGCGGTCGGCTGCTGGCCTACACCTGA
- a CDS encoding tripartite tricarboxylate transporter permease, producing MDILASLAMGFSSALTPINLMWGFIGCLLGTAIGVLPGIGPALTVALLLPITAKVDPTGALIMFAGIYYGAQFGGSTTSILLNTPGESSSMVTALEGNLMARNGRAGPALATAAIGSFVAGTIATILLTLFAPIVAKLALKFGPAEYFAILVLSFTTVSAVLGASMLRGFASLGVGLTVGLIGLDSTSGIARYTLGVPELVDGIEVVLVAVGLFAVGEALYSLLYQKEEATGRHRLTSLWMTRADWKRSVPAWLRGTLIGFPFGSIPAGGAEIPTFLSYSTERKLSKYPKEFAASKGEGAIEGVAGPEAANNASATGSLVPLLTLGIPTSATAAILLAAFQNYNLQPGPLLFETSGELVWTLVASLYIGNVILLVLNLPLVGLWVKLLQIPRPYLNAGILVFATIGVYGMRHSSFDLLLMLAIGWGGVLMRRFDFPVAPVIVGMLLGPMAEKQLRNALSISEGDWTVFLTQPISAAFLALTLLVLVVPHLLHARGIKLHEDD from the coding sequence GTGGACATTCTCGCAAGCCTGGCAATGGGTTTTTCCTCGGCCCTGACGCCGATCAATCTGATGTGGGGGTTCATTGGCTGCCTGCTCGGCACCGCCATCGGTGTCTTGCCGGGCATCGGGCCGGCGCTGACGGTGGCGCTGCTGCTGCCGATCACCGCGAAGGTCGACCCCACCGGGGCGCTGATCATGTTTGCCGGTATCTATTACGGCGCTCAGTTTGGCGGCTCTACGACGTCCATTTTGCTCAATACGCCCGGGGAATCGTCGTCCATGGTGACGGCCCTGGAAGGCAACCTCATGGCCCGCAATGGCCGGGCAGGGCCGGCCTTGGCCACGGCGGCCATTGGTTCCTTTGTGGCGGGCACCATTGCTACCATTCTGCTGACCCTGTTTGCGCCGATCGTGGCCAAACTGGCGCTCAAATTTGGACCTGCAGAGTATTTCGCCATCCTGGTGCTGTCGTTCACGACAGTGTCTGCCGTACTCGGGGCGTCCATGTTGCGCGGTTTTGCCTCGCTGGGTGTTGGCCTGACCGTCGGCTTGATTGGCCTGGACTCGACCTCGGGTATTGCCCGCTACACCTTGGGCGTTCCGGAGCTGGTCGATGGCATTGAAGTTGTGCTCGTCGCGGTCGGGTTATTTGCGGTGGGCGAGGCGTTGTACAGCCTGCTGTATCAGAAAGAAGAGGCGACGGGCCGACATCGCTTGACCTCCTTGTGGATGACGCGCGCCGACTGGAAGCGCTCGGTTCCGGCGTGGCTGCGGGGAACGCTGATCGGATTTCCCTTCGGGTCGATTCCGGCCGGTGGCGCGGAGATTCCAACGTTTCTGTCCTATTCGACCGAGCGCAAGCTCAGTAAATACCCGAAAGAATTTGCAGCCAGCAAAGGCGAGGGTGCCATCGAGGGTGTCGCTGGTCCTGAAGCGGCGAACAACGCGAGTGCGACCGGCTCTCTGGTGCCGTTGCTGACCCTCGGTATCCCGACGTCGGCCACGGCCGCCATCCTCTTGGCCGCATTCCAGAACTACAACCTGCAACCGGGACCGCTGCTGTTTGAAACCTCGGGGGAGCTGGTCTGGACCCTGGTGGCGTCGCTGTATATCGGCAACGTCATCCTGCTGGTGTTGAACCTGCCGTTGGTGGGGCTTTGGGTGAAGCTGTTGCAAATCCCGCGGCCGTACTTGAACGCCGGGATTCTGGTGTTCGCCACCATCGGCGTGTACGGCATGCGCCACTCTTCTTTCGACCTGTTGCTGATGCTGGCGATCGGGTGGGGCGGGGTGTTGATGCGTCGTTTCGACTTCCCCGTTGCCCCGGTGATCGTGGGCATGTTGCTAGGGCCGATGGCGGAAAAACAACTGCGCAACGCGTTGTCGATCAGCGAGGGCGACTGGACGGTGTTTCTGACACAACCGATTTCCGCTGCGTTTCTCGCATTGACTCTGCTGGTGCTGGTGGTGCCGCATCTGCTGCACGCCAGGGGCATCAAGTTGCATGAGGATGATTGA
- the chrA gene encoding chromate efflux transporter, translating into MDEPRADSRSSPWSVFIIFLRLGLTSFGGPIAHLGYFRDEFVTRRRWLTERSYADLVALCQFLPGPASSQVGIALGMSRAGYRGALAAWAGFTLPSAIALILFALGLSRYGALLSPGALHGLKVVAVAVVAQAVWGMARNLCTDGLRVTLMMISACVVLLEPSAWAQVGVMIAAGVTGLLLLRPEQRDGHDPLPIPLSRRAGAIWLSLFLALLIGLPILNQLLPSQSLALVDTFYRAGSLVFGGGHVVLPLLQAEVVPSGWVSNEAFLAGYGATQAVPGPLFTFAAFLGASMSLAPSGWLGGLICLLAIFAPSFLLILGALPFWERLRRSVRAQAALIGVNAAVVGLLLAALYQPVWTSAIFTAQDFGLALVALIALMFWKLPPWLVVLGCGVAGWLLSAG; encoded by the coding sequence ATGGACGAACCCCGTGCCGATAGCCGCAGCAGTCCATGGTCGGTGTTCATCATTTTCCTGCGCCTCGGGCTGACCTCTTTCGGCGGACCCATCGCCCACCTGGGCTACTTCCGTGACGAGTTCGTCACACGACGGCGCTGGCTGACGGAGCGCAGTTATGCGGATCTGGTGGCGCTGTGCCAATTCCTGCCGGGACCGGCCAGCAGCCAGGTCGGCATTGCGCTGGGCATGTCCCGGGCGGGATACCGCGGGGCGCTCGCCGCGTGGGCCGGCTTTACGCTGCCTTCGGCCATTGCCCTGATCCTGTTTGCACTGGGGCTTTCCCGATACGGTGCACTCCTGTCGCCCGGCGCGCTGCACGGGCTCAAAGTGGTGGCCGTCGCGGTGGTTGCGCAAGCGGTGTGGGGCATGGCGCGAAACCTGTGCACGGATGGGCTGCGCGTCACCCTCATGATGATTTCAGCCTGCGTTGTCCTGCTTGAACCGTCCGCCTGGGCGCAGGTCGGGGTGATGATCGCCGCCGGTGTCACCGGCCTGCTGTTGCTCAGACCCGAGCAGCGTGACGGGCACGATCCTCTGCCCATCCCCCTCAGCCGACGGGCCGGGGCGATCTGGTTGTCGCTGTTTCTGGCACTGCTGATCGGCCTGCCGATCTTGAATCAACTCTTGCCGAGTCAATCTCTGGCGCTGGTGGATACCTTCTACCGTGCCGGCTCACTGGTTTTCGGTGGCGGCCACGTCGTACTGCCGCTGTTGCAAGCCGAGGTGGTGCCTTCGGGCTGGGTCAGCAACGAAGCGTTTCTCGCCGGGTATGGCGCCACGCAGGCCGTACCGGGTCCGCTGTTCACGTTCGCTGCGTTCCTCGGCGCATCCATGAGTCTTGCGCCGTCGGGCTGGCTCGGCGGGTTGATCTGCCTCCTGGCGATCTTCGCGCCATCGTTCCTGTTGATCCTGGGTGCCTTGCCTTTTTGGGAACGGTTGCGTCGCAGCGTACGCGCGCAAGCCGCATTGATCGGGGTGAATGCTGCCGTGGTCGGCTTGCTGTTGGCTGCGCTGTATCAGCCGGTCTGGACGAGTGCGATTTTCACCGCACAAGACTTCGGCCTGGCGCTGGTCGCCCTCATTGCGTTGATGTTCTGGAAGCTGCCGCCGTGGCTGGTGGTGCTCGGCTGCGGGGTTGCGGGTTGGCTGTTGAGCGCCGGGTAA
- a CDS encoding tripartite tricarboxylate transporter TctB family protein, with protein sequence MTQSRKVVPVQLAIGAGVLVISAVLAYGAFLFPPEMGFIILAASVYPYAVAVFLGGVGAVLIYQALTGGFRELTDHEDESAKVLPGGKAGVAWVTGGLVGVAVLINLIGFVLAAALLFACSARGFGSRHPLRDLAIGIALTLPIYWLFNAGLGVSLPPLVNAWI encoded by the coding sequence ATGACTCAGTCGCGCAAAGTCGTACCGGTGCAACTGGCGATTGGCGCCGGAGTGCTCGTCATCAGCGCCGTGCTGGCGTACGGCGCCTTCCTGTTTCCCCCCGAGATGGGGTTCATCATCCTCGCCGCGTCTGTTTATCCCTATGCCGTAGCGGTGTTCCTGGGGGGCGTGGGTGCGGTCCTGATCTATCAAGCCCTCACCGGCGGTTTTCGCGAACTGACTGACCACGAAGACGAGTCCGCAAAGGTGTTGCCCGGCGGCAAGGCCGGTGTGGCGTGGGTGACGGGGGGGCTGGTGGGTGTGGCCGTGCTGATCAATCTGATCGGATTCGTCCTGGCGGCCGCGCTGTTGTTCGCCTGTTCGGCGCGGGGCTTTGGCAGTCGCCATCCCCTGCGCGATCTTGCCATCGGCATTGCCCTGACGCTGCCGATTTACTGGTTGTTCAATGCCGGGCTGGGGGTTTCCCTTCCGCCGCTTGTCAACGCCTGGATCTGA
- a CDS encoding NAD(P)/FAD-dependent oxidoreductase, whose amino-acid sequence MTNECGWIAQAGNSPARRPLKGTEKADWLIIGAGITGLSAAHSLAEMHPQARIVIVDRQRAAQGASARNSGFVVGHEHPAKDELIGNPGFAGYEVDTAISRAASDEVRQRIARHGIECDFRDSGYFFAVSDPGKLTDVEAKLATLRAVGASAQFLQGEQLNEKLGTRHYQAGIWCGHGNALLQPAKYVKGLLDALPGNVTVFENTDITGLERSGVGRIRARGTAGSIETKHVMVCLNAFIPRSGIEDSGTFPMELSASLTRPLSDEEFQSIGAVLPWGVLSTRPLGATVRLTPDRRVMIRNTAEYRSRDLTDSELLHRRKHHVLGLQRRFPFLGEQDIQYTWTGHLSASRTGQPYFGKAEEGVFAVAGCNGSGVARGTLWGRLLAEMASGTCSPILESVMRRAQPGWLPPRPLLDIGAMLRMRVEAVRARTEI is encoded by the coding sequence ATGACCAATGAATGTGGCTGGATTGCGCAGGCGGGAAATTCCCCCGCTCGCCGTCCTCTCAAAGGCACGGAAAAGGCCGACTGGCTGATTATCGGTGCCGGCATCACCGGGCTGAGTGCCGCACACTCGCTTGCGGAAATGCACCCACAGGCGCGGATCGTGATCGTTGACCGCCAACGCGCGGCGCAAGGCGCCTCGGCGCGCAACTCGGGTTTCGTGGTGGGCCATGAACACCCGGCCAAGGATGAACTGATCGGCAACCCCGGGTTTGCCGGTTATGAAGTGGATACCGCGATTTCACGCGCCGCCAGTGACGAAGTCCGCCAGCGCATCGCGCGTCACGGCATCGAATGCGATTTCCGGGATTCCGGCTATTTCTTCGCCGTCAGCGATCCAGGCAAGTTGACCGATGTCGAGGCCAAACTGGCAACACTGCGCGCCGTCGGCGCCTCTGCGCAATTTCTGCAAGGTGAACAGCTGAACGAAAAACTCGGCACCCGGCATTACCAGGCGGGGATCTGGTGCGGCCACGGCAACGCGCTGCTACAACCGGCGAAATACGTGAAGGGCTTGTTGGATGCACTCCCGGGCAACGTGACCGTCTTCGAGAACACCGACATCACCGGCCTGGAGCGTTCGGGCGTGGGGCGTATTCGCGCCAGAGGCACCGCCGGCAGCATCGAGACGAAACACGTCATGGTGTGCCTGAACGCGTTCATTCCCCGTTCGGGGATCGAGGACAGCGGAACCTTCCCGATGGAACTCAGCGCCAGTCTTACCCGGCCGCTCAGCGATGAAGAGTTCCAGTCCATCGGTGCTGTCTTGCCGTGGGGCGTGCTTTCCACCCGGCCGCTCGGTGCCACGGTGCGACTGACCCCGGATCGTCGCGTGATGATCCGCAACACCGCGGAGTACCGTTCCCGTGACCTGACCGACAGCGAGCTGCTGCATCGGCGCAAACACCATGTGCTCGGCTTGCAACGGCGCTTTCCGTTTCTGGGCGAGCAGGACATCCAGTACACCTGGACCGGACATTTGAGCGCCTCGCGCACCGGGCAACCCTACTTCGGCAAGGCTGAAGAGGGCGTGTTTGCAGTAGCCGGCTGCAACGGTTCGGGTGTTGCGCGCGGCACGCTGTGGGGGCGGCTGCTTGCCGAAATGGCCTCGGGCACCTGCTCGCCAATCCTCGAATCGGTGATGCGCAGGGCACAACCGGGCTGGCTGCCGCCGCGTCCTTTGCTCGATATCGGTGCCATGCTTCGCATGCGCGTGGAGGCGGTCAGGGCCAGAACTGAAATCTAG
- a CDS encoding Bug family tripartite tricarboxylate transporter substrate binding protein, whose product MFALLRRSTRCLAVVVTTAVLATPVFALETVKFMAPGSVGGGYDQTARVLGKALIEAKAAKSATFENKGGAGGTLGLAQFANSTKGDPDALLVVGAIMVAGIEQNKPQITLKDVTPIARLFTEYNVIAVRKESEFKTLEDLLKAFKDKPTSISWGGGSKGSIDHIGIAELAAKMGIPVNKVNYVAFAGGGEVVAQALGGQIKVITGGYAELGQYIRSDQFRVLAIGAPERVAGIDAPTLKESGYDVIIGNWRGVYGAANLTPEQRKEVTDAVLAAANSKVWKDNIETNKWSANILTGDEFGKFVDEEHVRLHAMLVEVGLVAK is encoded by the coding sequence ATGTTTGCATTGTTACGTCGATCCACCCGTTGCCTCGCGGTTGTCGTCACTACCGCTGTGCTTGCAACGCCTGTCTTTGCGCTGGAAACCGTCAAATTCATGGCCCCCGGTTCGGTGGGCGGCGGTTATGACCAGACGGCGCGAGTGCTGGGCAAAGCCTTGATTGAAGCCAAGGCCGCCAAATCCGCCACCTTCGAAAACAAGGGTGGAGCAGGGGGCACGCTGGGGCTGGCGCAGTTTGCCAACAGCACCAAGGGCGATCCGGATGCGCTGCTCGTGGTCGGCGCGATCATGGTCGCGGGCATTGAGCAGAACAAGCCGCAGATTACCTTGAAGGATGTGACGCCGATTGCCCGGCTGTTTACCGAGTACAACGTGATTGCCGTGCGCAAGGAGTCCGAATTCAAAACCCTGGAGGACCTGCTGAAAGCTTTCAAGGACAAACCGACCAGTATTTCCTGGGGCGGTGGCTCCAAGGGGTCGATCGATCACATCGGCATTGCCGAATTGGCCGCAAAAATGGGTATTCCGGTCAACAAGGTCAATTACGTTGCCTTCGCGGGCGGGGGTGAAGTGGTTGCCCAGGCGTTGGGGGGGCAGATCAAAGTGATCACCGGCGGTTACGCCGAGCTTGGCCAGTACATCAGGAGCGATCAGTTCCGTGTGCTCGCCATCGGTGCACCGGAGCGCGTTGCCGGCATCGATGCCCCGACGCTCAAAGAAAGCGGGTATGACGTGATCATCGGCAATTGGCGTGGTGTTTACGGTGCCGCGAATCTCACACCCGAGCAGCGCAAGGAAGTGACCGATGCCGTGCTCGCCGCCGCCAACAGCAAGGTCTGGAAAGACAATATTGAAACCAACAAATGGTCTGCCAACATTCTGACCGGTGACGAGTTCGGTAAATTCGTCGACGAGGAGCATGTGCGGCTGCATGCGATGCTGGTCGAGGTCGGGCTGGTTGCGAAATGA
- a CDS encoding bile acid:sodium symporter family protein, which translates to MTRPRFLPDNFTLTLIGVVVLASLLPASGQVAVGFGWLTNLAIALLFFLHGAKLSRESIIAGAGHWRLHLLVFSLTFILFPLIGLALKPLLSPLIGDDLYMGMLYLCALPATVQSAIAFTSLARGNIPAAICSAAASSLFGIFLTPLLVTLLLNVHGEGGSTLDAILKISVQLLLPFIAGQIARRWIGAWVARNKSWLKFVDQGSILLVVYGAFSEAVIEGIWHQIPLWELAGLVVVCCIVLGLVLLASTVLGKAFGFNQEDRITILFCGSKKSLATGVPMAQVLFAGSTIGVLILPLMLFHQIQLMVCAVLAQRYANRPESVVELMAQVDP; encoded by the coding sequence ATGACCCGCCCCCGTTTCTTGCCCGACAACTTCACCCTGACCCTGATCGGCGTGGTCGTTCTCGCCAGCCTGCTGCCCGCCAGCGGCCAGGTTGCGGTCGGGTTTGGCTGGCTGACCAACCTCGCCATTGCCCTGCTGTTTTTCCTGCATGGCGCCAAACTGTCGCGTGAATCGATCATCGCCGGTGCCGGTCACTGGCGCTTGCATTTGCTGGTGTTCAGCCTGACGTTCATCCTGTTTCCGCTGATCGGCCTGGCGCTCAAACCCTTGCTCTCGCCGCTGATCGGCGACGATCTGTACATGGGCATGCTCTACCTCTGCGCACTGCCCGCAACGGTGCAGTCGGCGATTGCTTTCACGTCTTTGGCTCGCGGGAATATTCCGGCGGCGATTTGCAGCGCGGCAGCCTCCAGCCTGTTCGGGATTTTCCTCACGCCGTTGCTGGTGACGTTGCTGCTGAATGTGCATGGCGAGGGCGGTTCGACACTCGATGCGATTCTGAAGATCAGCGTGCAACTGTTGCTGCCGTTCATTGCCGGCCAGATCGCCCGGCGCTGGATCGGTGCCTGGGTGGCGCGCAACAAGAGCTGGCTCAAGTTCGTCGACCAGGGTTCGATTCTGTTGGTGGTCTACGGTGCGTTCAGTGAGGCGGTGATCGAAGGCATCTGGCACCAGATTCCGCTCTGGGAGCTGGCCGGGTTGGTGGTGGTCTGCTGCATCGTGCTGGGCCTGGTATTGCTGGCGTCCACCGTGCTGGGCAAGGCCTTTGGCTTCAATCAGGAAGACCGAATCACCATCCTGTTCTGTGGTTCGAAAAAGAGCCTGGCCACCGGCGTGCCGATGGCCCAGGTGTTGTTCGCCGGCAGCACGATTGGCGTGTTGATCCTGCCGTTGATGCTGTTTCACCAGATTCAGTTGATGGTCTGCGCGGTGCTGGCGCAGCGTTATGCCAATCGCCCGGAAAGCGTCGTCGAACTGATGGCTCAGGTTGATCCTTGA
- a CDS encoding LysR substrate-binding domain-containing protein, whose protein sequence is MDKIRHVPSLQALQALVEVSDSGSFTQAAARLCLTQSAVSRKIQLLESHFGVPMFARNSRNVRLTPEGEQVLGTARNILAQLKTLENRLAPQERPFRIRMHVSLAVRWLLPKLSEFYRSHPEVSLSIETVATEVVEPAIDSDAYILYLPEPSPDPECLTLFKEALVPVCAPGLGTSTRPLAAVQDLVSFPLLHRSADRHDWVQWLSANGGKSLEDYRHIPFNLDELALDAAARGLGVAMTDRTLAGESIERGVLVIPFGRPLETRGVYALNLQPSAAAHPACALILQWFAQQAEKEAGERIGR, encoded by the coding sequence ATGGATAAAATTCGCCACGTTCCCTCGCTCCAGGCCTTGCAGGCGCTGGTGGAAGTCTCCGACTCGGGCAGTTTCACCCAGGCGGCGGCCAGGCTTTGTCTGACGCAAAGTGCGGTCAGTCGAAAGATCCAGCTGTTGGAAAGCCACTTCGGCGTGCCGATGTTCGCGAGGAACAGCCGCAATGTCCGGCTGACACCGGAAGGCGAACAGGTGCTGGGCACCGCGCGGAATATCCTCGCGCAACTGAAAACACTGGAGAACCGGCTGGCACCGCAGGAACGCCCTTTCCGCATCCGCATGCACGTGTCGCTGGCGGTTCGCTGGTTGCTGCCGAAATTGAGCGAGTTCTATCGAAGTCATCCGGAGGTTTCGCTGTCGATCGAAACCGTGGCGACGGAAGTGGTGGAGCCTGCCATCGACAGTGATGCCTACATCCTCTATCTGCCCGAACCGTCCCCCGATCCGGAATGCCTGACCCTGTTCAAGGAAGCGTTGGTGCCGGTGTGCGCCCCCGGCCTGGGCACCTCGACGCGACCACTGGCGGCGGTGCAAGACCTGGTGAGTTTCCCGTTGTTGCATCGCTCGGCGGACCGGCATGACTGGGTCCAGTGGCTGTCAGCCAATGGCGGAAAATCGTTGGAAGATTACCGCCACATCCCCTTCAACCTCGACGAACTGGCGCTCGACGCCGCGGCGCGAGGATTGGGCGTGGCGATGACTGACAGGACGCTGGCCGGGGAATCGATCGAACGGGGCGTGCTCGTCATCCCGTTCGGCCGTCCGTTGGAAACACGAGGTGTTTATGCGTTGAATCTGCAACCTTCAGCTGCTGCACATCCGGCCTGCGCGCTGATTCTGCAATGGTTCGCGCAGCAGGCCGAAAAGGAAGCCGGTGAGCGAATTGGGCGCTAG
- a CDS encoding polyamine ABC transporter substrate-binding protein, translating to MRVNTIPLMVALTTLSAATYADEVVNISNWNGYIADDTLTSFTKETGIKATYDIHDSNEVLESKLMTGNTGYDVVSPSNHFLSRLIKAGAIQKLDRSQLPNWKNLDPALMKKLEVNDPGNQYGYPYMWGTAGIGYNVEKIKAIFGNTDVTHSWKLFFDEENIKKLSQCGVAIIDNPTQILPITLNYLGLPPHSHEPADYKKAEQALLKIRPYVQYFHASKYISDLANGNVCAVIGFNGDIVQAAASAKEAKNGIDIAYSIPDEGSTLWFDMVVMPKSAPHEKDGYAYMNYLLTPQVIANISNSIHYANPNLAADQYVTPAVKQDLAIYPPKSVLDKLFTVEELPAAIARLSTRLWTKLKTNT from the coding sequence ATGCGCGTGAACACAATTCCCCTGATGGTTGCACTGACCACGTTGTCGGCCGCCACCTACGCGGACGAAGTCGTCAATATTTCCAACTGGAACGGCTACATCGCCGACGACACCCTGACCAGTTTCACCAAGGAAACCGGGATCAAGGCGACTTACGACATCCATGACAGCAACGAAGTGCTGGAGTCGAAGTTGATGACCGGCAACACCGGTTACGACGTGGTCAGCCCTTCGAACCATTTTCTGTCGCGCCTGATCAAGGCCGGGGCCATTCAGAAACTCGACAGGAGCCAGCTCCCGAACTGGAAAAACCTTGACCCGGCGCTGATGAAAAAACTCGAAGTCAATGATCCGGGCAACCAGTACGGCTATCCGTACATGTGGGGTACGGCGGGGATTGGCTACAACGTCGAGAAGATCAAGGCGATCTTCGGCAACACCGATGTCACCCATTCGTGGAAGCTGTTTTTTGATGAAGAAAACATCAAGAAGCTCAGCCAGTGCGGCGTGGCGATTATCGACAACCCGACGCAGATTCTGCCGATTACCCTCAATTACCTGGGCTTGCCGCCCCACAGCCACGAGCCGGCGGATTACAAGAAAGCCGAGCAGGCACTGCTGAAAATCAGGCCGTACGTGCAATATTTCCACGCGTCCAAGTACATCAGTGACCTGGCGAATGGCAATGTCTGCGCGGTGATCGGGTTCAACGGCGACATCGTTCAGGCGGCCGCCAGCGCCAAGGAAGCCAAAAACGGCATCGACATTGCGTATTCGATTCCTGACGAAGGCTCGACCCTGTGGTTCGACATGGTGGTTATGCCAAAAAGCGCGCCGCATGAGAAAGATGGCTACGCCTACATGAACTACCTGCTGACGCCGCAAGTCATTGCCAACATCAGCAACAGCATCCACTACGCCAACCCCAACCTCGCGGCGGATCAGTACGTGACCCCGGCCGTGAAGCAGGACCTGGCGATCTACCCGCCGAAAAGTGTGCTGGACAAGCTGTTTACCGTCGAGGAATTGCCGGCGGCGATTGCGCGGTTGAGCACGCGTCTGTGGACCAAGTTGAAAACCAACACCTGA
- a CDS encoding alpha/beta hydrolase yields MKPLSKLCLIAASLLMLGTGSAMASDIAPVKADNVVLVHGSWADGSSWADVISRLQAAGLHVTAVQNPLTSVADDVAATQRVLNQQDGPTVLVGHSYAGTVVSEAGVNPKVSSLVYVAARAPDAGEDFVALSGKYPTMPVRAGTEEHDGFVSLKQDAFLKYFASDVPHDKAMQLFAVQQPIAKTLFTDRTTAAAWHSKPSWYAVSSLDQTISPDLERFLAKRMGATTIELPSSHLSLVSHSKEIADLILEASGR; encoded by the coding sequence ATGAAACCATTGAGCAAACTCTGCCTGATCGCCGCCAGCCTGTTGATGCTCGGCACCGGATCCGCCATGGCCAGCGACATCGCGCCGGTCAAGGCCGACAATGTCGTGCTGGTGCACGGCTCCTGGGCCGATGGCTCGAGTTGGGCGGACGTGATCTCGCGGTTGCAGGCCGCCGGACTGCACGTCACCGCGGTTCAAAACCCGCTGACTTCGGTTGCCGACGACGTCGCCGCGACCCAGCGCGTACTCAATCAGCAAGACGGCCCGACGGTGCTGGTCGGCCACTCCTACGCCGGCACCGTGGTCAGTGAAGCCGGGGTCAATCCAAAGGTCAGCTCGCTGGTTTACGTTGCCGCCCGCGCGCCGGATGCCGGGGAAGACTTTGTGGCGCTGTCGGGCAAATACCCGACCATGCCCGTGCGCGCCGGTACCGAAGAGCACGACGGGTTCGTCAGCCTGAAGCAGGACGCCTTCCTCAAATACTTCGCCAGCGACGTGCCCCACGATAAGGCGATGCAACTGTTCGCCGTGCAGCAACCGATCGCCAAAACCCTGTTCACTGATCGCACCACCGCAGCCGCCTGGCACAGCAAACCTTCATGGTACGCAGTCTCCAGCCTCGACCAGACCATCAGTCCGGACCTCGAACGCTTCCTCGCCAAACGCATGGGCGCGACCACCATCGAGCTGCCGTCGAGCCACCTGTCTCTGGTTTCTCACTCCAAGGAAATCGCCGACCTGATCCTCGAAGCTTCCGGCCGCTAG
- a CDS encoding DUF6152 family protein, whose product MKGMLGGIGLSLILAATAAFAHHGWSEYNSDNPLQLNGTIEESGYSHPHGFVRLKTPDKTWNVVLAPPSRMENRGLSKEMLSVGSTASVVGYQNRNKPDELRAERITVGGKTTELR is encoded by the coding sequence ATGAAAGGCATGCTCGGCGGCATTGGTTTGTCACTGATACTGGCGGCAACCGCAGCGTTCGCTCATCACGGCTGGAGTGAATACAACTCCGACAACCCCTTGCAATTGAACGGCACGATCGAAGAATCGGGTTACTCCCATCCTCATGGATTCGTGCGCCTCAAAACACCGGACAAGACCTGGAACGTGGTATTGGCGCCGCCCTCGCGCATGGAAAACCGTGGTCTTTCCAAGGAGATGCTAAGTGTCGGCAGCACGGCCAGTGTGGTCGGCTATCAGAATCGCAACAAACCGGATGAACTGCGCGCCGAACGCATCACGGTCGGCGGCAAAACCACAGAGTTACGCTGA